One genomic segment of Paraburkholderia caffeinilytica includes these proteins:
- a CDS encoding alcohol dehydrogenase catalytic domain-containing protein: MRQYQLRLDGKTFRPELVSVLQPQLRSREVLLQMQAWSLNYRDLLVLDAKSTASRQGLVPVSDGVGVVVEVGPGAEKFRLGDRVANTFFRD; this comes from the coding sequence ATGAGGCAGTACCAATTGAGGCTCGATGGGAAAACTTTCCGCCCCGAGCTCGTGTCGGTATTGCAACCGCAATTGCGATCAAGGGAAGTGCTCCTGCAAATGCAGGCGTGGAGCTTGAATTATCGCGATCTGCTGGTGCTTGATGCGAAATCCACTGCGTCCCGACAGGGCCTCGTGCCGGTGTCGGACGGCGTGGGCGTTGTTGTCGAAGTCGGGCCGGGAGCGGAGAAGTTTCGCTTGGGCGATCGGGTTGCGAACACTTTCTTTCGCGATTGA
- a CDS encoding zinc-binding dehydrogenase yields MFGLQFCLAVGAQTVITSSSDEKLKRASSLGANDLVNYAKHPEWDEEVLRVTEGKGVTHVLEIGGPDTFPKSLKVLAAGGTIAQIGVITGFGPTANLMRLQSINANIIGISVGSRSHLEATLDFVTEKHIQPVIDKKFAFEDVPAAFDYLRSGSHFGKIVVEI; encoded by the coding sequence CTGTTTGGCTTGCAATTCTGCTTGGCGGTCGGTGCCCAAACGGTGATTACGTCATCTTCCGACGAAAAACTGAAACGGGCGAGTTCGCTCGGCGCGAACGATCTGGTGAACTATGCAAAGCATCCGGAATGGGACGAAGAGGTGCTGCGTGTGACGGAGGGTAAAGGTGTCACGCACGTACTTGAGATCGGCGGGCCAGATACGTTTCCCAAGTCGTTAAAGGTGCTGGCAGCGGGCGGGACTATCGCGCAGATTGGCGTCATAACGGGCTTCGGGCCGACGGCAAATCTGATGCGTTTGCAGAGCATCAACGCGAATATCATAGGTATCAGTGTCGGTTCAAGAAGCCACCTCGAGGCAACGCTGGACTTCGTGACAGAGAAACACATTCAGCCGGTCATCGACAAAAAATTTGCGTTTGAGGATGTGCCCGCGGCATTCGATTATCTGCGCAGCGGTTCGCATTTTGGCAAGATTGTCGTAGAGATTTGA